A genomic stretch from Nitrospirota bacterium includes:
- a CDS encoding DUF362 domain-containing protein: protein MLSRLGFGLAFLPALAAAPRSVLGSLLFDPEGPLVPAKPVPPNPFTRDGKALVALVHGRDPATMLKAGLDLLGGLDRLDLRGKRVLIKPNLVNDRPPPTTTSPQVVAAVARAIRVAGASDLVVADSSGIIRFPTSENLVATGMKAAAEGEGARVLALEDEAWVRVEPPQAVSLPRYYVSKPAYEADVLVNLPVVKTHRFAHYSCSLKNLVGITHPRYRPSVTFLAGDWHERIAELNLAVHPQLTIADATTVMIAGGPTSGTPAPADLLLLSGDRVALDAVAVALVRSFGAWPKVAERGVWEQRQIKKAIELGLGVSGPERVDLVTQSVSGSDERFERLVGTLRRDLGVG, encoded by the coding sequence TTGCTGAGCCGCCTCGGATTCGGCCTGGCCTTCCTGCCGGCCCTTGCCGCCGCTCCCCGTTCGGTTCTGGGCAGCCTTTTGTTCGATCCGGAGGGTCCGCTCGTTCCGGCCAAGCCGGTCCCTCCCAACCCGTTCACGCGGGACGGCAAGGCCCTGGTCGCGCTGGTGCACGGGCGGGATCCGGCGACGATGCTGAAGGCCGGTCTCGACCTGTTGGGCGGGCTCGATCGGCTGGATCTCCGGGGAAAGCGGGTGCTGATCAAGCCCAACCTCGTCAACGATCGGCCGCCGCCTACCACGACCAGTCCGCAAGTCGTGGCGGCGGTCGCCCGGGCGATCCGGGTGGCCGGAGCCTCGGACCTCGTCGTGGCGGACAGTTCCGGGATCATCCGGTTCCCGACGTCCGAGAATCTCGTCGCGACCGGCATGAAGGCTGCGGCTGAAGGGGAGGGGGCGCGCGTCCTGGCGCTGGAGGACGAAGCCTGGGTGCGGGTCGAGCCGCCCCAGGCCGTCTCGCTGCCGCGGTATTACGTCTCCAAGCCGGCCTATGAAGCGGACGTCCTCGTCAACCTGCCGGTGGTGAAGACGCACCGGTTCGCCCACTATTCCTGCAGCCTCAAGAACCTGGTCGGGATCACCCACCCCCGCTACCGTCCCTCCGTGACGTTTCTGGCCGGGGACTGGCACGAGCGGATCGCCGAGCTGAACCTGGCCGTGCACCCGCAGCTCACCATCGCGGACGCGACGACGGTCATGATCGCGGGCGGGCCGACCAGCGGGACCCCGGCTCCGGCCGACCTGCTTCTCTTGAGCGGGGATCGCGTGGCGCTGGACGCGGTGGCCGTCGCGCTGGTCCGCTCCTTCGGAGCCTGGCCCAAGGTGGCGGAACGGGGAGTCTGGGAGCAGCGCCAGATCAAGAAGGCGATCGAATTGGGGTTGGGCGTCAGCGGGCCGGAACGGGTGGACCTGGTGACTCAGTCCGTCTCGGGATCAGACGAGAGGTTCGAGCGGCTGGTCGGGACGCTCCGCCGCGACCTCGGCGTAGGATGA
- a CDS encoding P-II family nitrogen regulator encodes MGGLTLHPMKEVRVIVAGEHRAFVTELLDKIQATGYTIIGNVSGKGHHGLHESHFMFSELESLVMIMTVVPQEKVEPILAGLRPLFDRHSGVMFVADVAVSRREYFGTPTAGS; translated from the coding sequence ATGGGCGGGTTGACCTTGCATCCCATGAAGGAAGTCCGCGTGATCGTCGCGGGCGAGCATCGGGCGTTTGTGACGGAGTTGCTGGATAAGATCCAGGCGACCGGCTACACGATCATCGGCAACGTCTCCGGAAAAGGCCATCACGGGCTGCACGAATCCCATTTCATGTTCAGCGAGCTGGAAAGTCTGGTGATGATTATGACGGTCGTGCCGCAGGAAAAAGTGGAGCCGATCCTTGCCGGGCTGCGGCCACTGTTCGATCGGCACTCCGGCGTGATGTTTGTCGCCGACGTCGCGGTGAGTCGGCGGGAGTATTTTGGCACGCCGACCGCCGGTTCGTGA
- a CDS encoding PA0069 family radical SAM protein has product MRTVANPPNPFESRQRERLEPSPQVKLEIYDDTTREILSRNDSPDLPFRWSLNPYRGCFHACAYCYARPTHEYWGFGSGTDFDSKIIVKRRAAELLREAFMKPSWKGELIVFSGNTDCYQPIEATLGLTRSCLEVCAEFRNPVGLITKSSVIGRDLNLLKRLHEEAWVQVYLSIPFADDEVARKVEPQAPSTTKRLETLRLLSEAGIPTGVSIAPVIPGLNDEDIPELLVRARQAGAAGATYVLLRLSDNVEPVFLERMAQAFPDRLRKITNRLREVRGGKLTDGEFFKRHQGSGTYWQMIEQLFEVSRRKAGFPDEADRPIPRTFRRPDCEQTSLFEMS; this is encoded by the coding sequence ATGCGAACCGTCGCCAACCCGCCCAACCCGTTCGAATCCCGGCAGCGCGAGCGGCTGGAGCCTTCCCCTCAAGTGAAGCTTGAAATCTATGACGATACGACCAGAGAAATCCTCAGCAGGAACGACTCTCCCGATCTCCCCTTCCGCTGGAGCTTGAACCCCTACCGCGGCTGTTTTCACGCCTGCGCCTACTGCTACGCCAGGCCGACCCATGAATACTGGGGATTCGGCTCCGGGACCGACTTCGATTCCAAGATCATCGTGAAGCGGCGGGCGGCGGAGCTGCTGCGGGAAGCGTTCATGAAGCCCTCCTGGAAGGGCGAGCTGATCGTGTTCTCCGGGAATACCGACTGTTATCAGCCGATCGAAGCGACGCTGGGGCTCACCCGTTCCTGCCTGGAGGTCTGCGCCGAGTTCCGGAATCCGGTCGGCCTCATCACCAAGTCCTCCGTCATCGGACGGGACCTGAATCTGCTGAAACGGCTGCACGAAGAGGCCTGGGTGCAGGTCTATCTCAGCATCCCGTTCGCCGACGACGAAGTGGCGCGCAAGGTGGAGCCCCAGGCCCCTTCGACCACCAAGCGGCTGGAAACGCTGAGGCTCCTCTCTGAGGCGGGCATTCCCACCGGCGTCTCGATCGCGCCGGTGATCCCCGGGCTCAACGACGAAGACATCCCGGAACTGCTCGTGCGGGCCAGGCAGGCGGGCGCGGCCGGCGCCACCTACGTCCTGCTGCGGCTGTCGGACAACGTGGAGCCGGTCTTTCTGGAGCGGATGGCCCAGGCCTTTCCGGATCGGCTCAGGAAGATCACCAACCGGCTCCGCGAGGTGCGGGGCGGGAAGCTGACGGACGGGGAGTTCTTCAAGCGCCACCAGGGCAGTGGCACCTACTGGCAGATGATCGAGCAGCTCTTCGAGGTGAGCCGCCGGAAGGCCGGTTTCCCCGATGAAGCCGACCGGCCGATTCCCCGGACCTTCCGCAGACCTGATTGCGAGCAGACGAGTCTGTTTGAGATGAGCTGA
- a CDS encoding rhodanese-like domain-containing protein, which yields MKHNPGFLKLVEQAKRSVKECTIGQVKAKLDRGERFHLVDVREDHEFSKDHIVGARHLGRGILERDIETVIPDKRAEIILYCGGGYRSALSADSLQQMGYTNVVSMDGGIRAWREAGYPLEQG from the coding sequence ATGAAACACAACCCCGGATTTCTCAAGCTCGTCGAGCAGGCGAAGCGGAGCGTCAAGGAATGTACGATCGGCCAGGTGAAGGCGAAGCTGGACCGGGGCGAGCGCTTCCATCTGGTGGATGTCCGGGAGGATCACGAGTTCTCGAAAGACCACATCGTTGGGGCCAGGCACCTGGGCCGTGGGATTCTGGAGCGGGACATCGAGACGGTCATTCCGGACAAGCGGGCGGAGATCATCCTCTACTGCGGCGGCGGCTACCGGTCCGCCCTGTCGGCAGACAGTCTCCAGCAGATGGGCTACACCAACGTGGTCTCGATGGACGGAGGCATCAGGGCCTGGCGCGAAGCCGGTTATCCGCTTGAACAGGGCTGA
- the serS gene encoding serine--tRNA ligase, with amino-acid sequence MHDLRVLRDNFETIRGTLGPRGADVPWDDLRKLIQERGSAMTKVEDLRHQLKKGSEEVGRLKREKQPADEAMARMKELRDRIKEGEEHLRTVEERLAELALRIPNVPHRSVPAGKDSADNVEVRRWGTPPSFSFAPKAHWDLGEALGILDLDRAARMTGARFAVLTGFGAKLERTLINYMLDLHTARHGYREVLPPFMVNRNAMTGTGQLPKFEEDLFRLRDDEYYLIPTAEVPLTNLHREEILAGDRLPIRYTAYTPCFRREAGSYGKDTRGLIRLHQFNKVELVAFAKPEESYEELERLTNAAEAVLQELGLHYRVVTLCTGDMGFGAAKTYDLEVWLPSQNAYREISSCSNFEAFQARRADIRFRRAAAGKGEGKTEFVHTLNGSGLAVGRTLVAILENYQQPDGSVQVPDVLRSYMGGVDRIIKQ; translated from the coding sequence ATGCACGACCTCCGCGTTCTCCGCGACAACTTCGAGACGATCCGGGGGACCCTGGGACCCCGCGGGGCCGACGTGCCCTGGGACGATCTGCGCAAGCTGATCCAGGAGCGCGGCTCCGCCATGACGAAGGTCGAAGACCTGCGCCATCAGCTCAAGAAGGGATCCGAAGAGGTCGGCCGTCTCAAGCGGGAGAAGCAGCCGGCGGACGAGGCCATGGCCCGGATGAAGGAGTTGCGCGACCGGATCAAGGAGGGAGAAGAGCATCTGCGGACCGTGGAGGAACGATTGGCGGAGTTGGCCCTTCGCATTCCCAACGTCCCCCACCGGTCCGTTCCGGCTGGCAAGGACTCGGCGGACAACGTCGAGGTCCGGCGGTGGGGCACGCCTCCGTCCTTTTCGTTCGCTCCCAAGGCCCATTGGGATCTGGGCGAGGCGCTCGGCATCCTGGACCTCGATCGGGCGGCCCGGATGACGGGGGCCCGGTTTGCCGTCCTGACCGGCTTTGGCGCCAAGCTGGAACGGACGCTGATCAACTACATGCTCGACCTGCACACGGCCCGGCACGGGTACCGGGAAGTGCTCCCGCCCTTCATGGTCAACCGGAACGCCATGACCGGCACGGGGCAACTCCCGAAATTCGAGGAGGATCTCTTCCGCCTCAGGGACGACGAGTACTATTTGATTCCGACGGCGGAGGTGCCGCTGACCAACCTGCACCGGGAGGAGATTCTGGCCGGAGACCGGCTCCCGATCCGGTACACGGCCTACACCCCCTGCTTTCGACGGGAAGCCGGCTCCTACGGCAAGGACACCCGCGGCCTGATCCGCCTGCATCAGTTCAACAAGGTGGAGCTGGTGGCCTTTGCGAAACCGGAGGAATCCTACGAGGAACTGGAACGGCTGACGAACGCGGCCGAGGCCGTGCTCCAGGAGCTGGGCTTGCACTACCGGGTCGTCACCCTCTGTACGGGGGACATGGGCTTCGGCGCGGCCAAGACCTACGACTTGGAGGTCTGGCTGCCTTCGCAGAACGCCTACCGGGAGATTTCCTCCTGCAGCAACTTCGAAGCCTTCCAGGCCAGACGAGCCGACATCCGCTTTCGGCGGGCGGCTGCCGGCAAGGGAGAGGGGAAGACCGAGTTCGTGCACACGCTGAACGGCTCCGGCCTCGCCGTCGGCCGGACCCTCGTGGCCATCCTGGAGAACTACCAGCAGCCGGACGGGTCGGTGCAGGTTCCGGACGTGCTCCGTTCGTATATGGGCGGCGTGGATCGGATCATAAAGCAGTGA